In Thamnophis elegans isolate rThaEle1 chromosome 4, rThaEle1.pri, whole genome shotgun sequence, the following proteins share a genomic window:
- the MRPS23 gene encoding 28S ribosomal protein S23, mitochondrial: MAGSRLEKLGTIFTRVQNLLRSGAMHESQKPIWYDVYEAFPPLREPTYRNTRPLMGKVTDTVPPILYPEDQIRAKFYETYGAGSGMFDLARSNYKSPCQRFVEKYNELKKKEEDMDEDLLFAETGKALLAEGLVLSRKGRKVAPMPPSTVPVLELQEIFQQEEISTENPEPKTEPSEKPKEESS, from the exons ATGGCGGGGAGCCGGTTGGAGAAGTTGGGAACCATATTTACCCG GGTGCAGAACTTGCTACGCTCCGGGGCAATGCACGAATCCCAGAAACCCATCTGGTATGATGTTTACGAGGCTTTCCCTCCCTTGCGGGAGCCTACTTACCGCAATACTCGCCCGTTAATGGGAAAGGTAACAGATACGGTGCCCCCCATACTGTACCCGGAGGATCAGATCAGAGC GAAATTTTATGAAACCTATGGAGCTGGTTCAGGTATGTTTGATCTAGCAAGATCAAATTATAAATCTCCTTGTCAGAG GTTTGTTGAGAAATACAATGAactgaagaagaaggaggaagacatGGATGAAGACTTACTATTTGCAGAAACAGGGAAAGCACTTTTGGCAGAAGGTCTGGTTTTATCAAGAAAGGGCAGGAAA GTGGCTCCGATGCCTCCATCGACCGTGCCTGTATTAGAGCTTCAAGAGATATTTCAGCAAGAGGAGATCAGCACCGAAAACCCAgagccaaaaacggagcccagCGAAAAGCCAAAGGAAGAATCCTCCTAA